Below is a genomic region from Sphingomonas phyllosphaerae.
GAGAACGGCTTGAAGTCATAGGCGCCGAACCGCGGCACGTGCCGCCCCCAATGGTTGGTGCGCCCGCCCAGCATCCGCGGGCGCCACCAGCGGAAGTCGCTGCCCTCAGTCATCGTATAGGGTTCGCCCTCGACCTGCCAGCCGCCATCGACGGTGGCGTCGAAATAGCCGAACGGCTTGTCCGGCGTACCGGTCCCGCGCAGCGGCGCGTCGCTTTCGGGCGCGAACATGTTGACCTCGGCCTGCGGATCGTAATCGCGCCCGGCCTCGAGGATCAGACAGCGCACGCCGGCCTTGGTCAGCGTATAGGCCGCCATCCCGCCCGCCGCGCCGGACCCGACGATGACAACATCGACGGCGCTTTCCGCAACCTTCGGCGACCGTGCCATTACTTGCCGGCCCCCGTCGCCGACGCGCCGATCCGGCGCAGCTTGATGTTGCGGAACGCCACTGGCTCGCCGTGGTCCTGCAAGCCGATGACTCCGCTGTCGTAGGTGCCGAAGTGCGGCATCTTCGCAAACTTCGACCCCGCCACCCGCTGCCGCCACGCGTCATCGCCATAAGAGACATCGGCGGTCGGCACGCCGTTAAGCCATTGGCGGATACGGCCGTTCTGGACGAGCAACCGCGCATGGTTCCACGTACCCGCCGGCTTGGAGACGCCGGCCGGCGGCACCGTCATGTCGTACAGCGATCCAGCACGGTGGGTCGGAATTTTGCCGTCAGAATGTCCCGCATCGTCAAGCACCTGCATCTCCAGCCCGGTTTGGTAGAGCAGCGGCGCGCCCTCGACGGGGCGCGCCAGGTACAGCACGCCGCTATTGCCGCCCTTCTCGACCTTCCAGTCGAGCGTCAGCTCGAAAGCGCCATGCAAATCGGCGGTGACCAGATCGGTCCCACTCATCTTGCCATC
It encodes:
- a CDS encoding DUF1080 domain-containing protein; translated protein: MRWALGIAAALVMTTSSVALAKDNSLTPAERAQGWKLLFNGQDLSGWGAFGGGPAPSTWTVRDGTLLLTKADGKMSGTDLVTADLHGAFELTLDWKVEKGGNSGVLYLARPVEGAPLLYQTGLEMQVLDDAGHSDGKIPTHRAGSLYDMTVPPAGVSKPAGTWNHARLLVQNGRIRQWLNGVPTADVSYGDDAWRQRVAGSKFAKMPHFGTYDSGVIGLQDHGEPVAFRNIKLRRIGASATGAGK